The Acidobacteriaceae bacterium nucleotide sequence CGTTCATCGACTCCGAGTTTGGAAAGTACTCTAGAAGACCTGCATCGATCACAACAGCATCCTGCGCATGATAAGCGGCGGTATACTTCCCGCGAACACCGCCAGCGAAATCGTACTCCGGCAGCATCTCATCACTATCCTTTTCCAGCTTCATAAGCACTCCTTTCTCTCGCATTCGGGCGTCTGGCGCTAATAATTCGGAACGTATCGTGCTCATGCCCCGCTCAACAACTCCTCACGCGGGTTCGCCGGATTCAGCTTCTCCAACTCGCGCAGAATCTCCTTCGAGCGTTCATCCTGCACCTTCGGCACCACGATCCTGATCTCCACGATCTGATCGCCGCGCACACCTTCGCGCGTTGCGCTTGGCACGCCCTTCTCGCGCATACGAAGCTTCTGCCCCGTCTGCGTGCCCTGTGGAATCTTCAGCATCGACTGCCCCGGCGCAGATCCCTCGCCATCAATCGTCGGCACTTCGATCTTCGCTCCCAGAGCCGCTTCCGTCACGGTCACCGGAACCGTAAGGTGAAGATCATCGCCCGAGCGATGGAAGAGCTTGTGGGCCCCCACCCGAATAATCAGATACAGGTCACCCGCTGGCGCCCCTTCCGTCCCGGCATTGCCCTTGCCCGCCAGGCGAATTCTCTGCCCATCACGCGTTCCCGCCTTCACGCGGAACTCCAGCGGTTCACGGCGTGTCACCACACCAGCACCCGAGCACGTTGAGCATGCGTGCTGCACCTTGCCCGCACCGCCGCAACGCGGGCACTGGATGTTGAACTTCATCCGCCCCCCCATCTGCGTTACCTGGCCCGAGCCATGGCACTCCGGACACTCCATGCTGCCGCCAGTCACCGCGCGACCTTTGCAGGTTGGGCACTGCTCCTGCCGTTGAATCTCCAGCCGCGTCACGCCTCCGCGAATCGAGGTCCAGAAGTCAATCTCCACCTGGTACTCAAGATCGGTTCCCGGCTGCGGTCCACGAGCAGCCCGCGCATTACCGCCATTGAACATCCCGCTGAAGACATCGCGGAAGCTCGAACCAAACCCCTCGCTCGAACGCCCTCCGGCAGCATCGCCACCAAAACCCGAAAAGTCGAAGCCGCCAAAATCAAACGGCACGCCGCCCTGCGACCCACGAGCACCACCGCCGCCCGCCTGTCCCCCACCACGCGCGTATGCTTCGGCCGCTGCCGGGTCGATGTTGTCGGAGTAGAAGCCAAGCTGGTCATAGACCTTCCGCTTCTTCTCATCGCTCAGCACATCGTTCGCTTCCGAAAGCTCTTTGAACTTCTCTTCAGCCTTCTTATCGCCCGGGTTTACATCCGGGTGATACTTGCGCGCAAGCTTACGAAACGCCTTGCGAATCTCTTCCGCAGTCGCCGTCTTCTTGATGCCGAGAGTGCCGTAATAATCCTTCTGCTGATTTGCTGCCATGCCTCACCACTCACTTCGCCAGCTTTGCTGAGAGTCTCTTTCCAACTCGAAGCGCCGGCTCTTCAATCAAGACACAAAATAGATGTGCCAATACAAGGGAAACAATTACGAATAACACCAGCATCCATTCCCAGGAGATCTTCCAATAGAGCACATCGACCAGGAAGAACAATACCGTGCCATGAACCAGGTACAAACTATAAGAGACTCTCCCAAGGTACTCCGCAACCCGGTTCTTCATGAATGCAGACAAGCGACGTGAGTAAAGCGAACTGAGGAGCACGCCACCAGCCCCCAACACTAAAATAATTTCCGGCGCATCTGGAAAATGCCCCCGATAGGTCACACTCCTCACATATCCCCAGTACGCCATGCATGACACTACAGCAAAAACACCGGTGGCAAGCTTGCCTGCACGGTTCCAAAGCCGATGT carries:
- a CDS encoding J domain-containing protein, which codes for MAANQQKDYYGTLGIKKTATAEEIRKAFRKLARKYHPDVNPGDKKAEEKFKELSEANDVLSDEKKRKVYDQLGFYSDNIDPAAAEAYARGGGQAGGGGARGSQGGVPFDFGGFDFSGFGGDAAGGRSSEGFGSSFRDVFSGMFNGGNARAARGPQPGTDLEYQVEIDFWTSIRGGVTRLEIQRQEQCPTCKGRAVTGGSMECPECHGSGQVTQMGGRMKFNIQCPRCGGAGKVQHACSTCSGAGVVTRREPLEFRVKAGTRDGQRIRLAGKGNAGTEGAPAGDLYLIIRVGAHKLFHRSGDDLHLTVPVTVTEAALGAKIEVPTIDGEGSAPGQSMLKIPQGTQTGQKLRMREKGVPSATREGVRGDQIVEIRIVVPKVQDERSKEILRELEKLNPANPREELLSGA